The genomic stretch TTTTATAAGGTCATTCTGGATTCTTGGTGGAGAAAATTGGAAAAGGATGAGAGGAAGTGGGGAGAGAGCTAGGTGGCTGTTTGTCACCaaagtgagaggtgacagtggcTCAGACAGCTGTGACAGCAGAGACAGATGCAAGAGGTTTCTGGAGGTGCAACTGACAGGCCATGGTGCATGATGGGAAGATGACACCAAAAAGGGGCTTCCAGTCAGTACATCAGCCAGAGCCGGGAAGACGGCGAGTTTGGTTTGGggcacaaatttttaaaaagcctctagGGACACCCAGAGAAGCCTTGCTAGGGAGCTGCCCCATTTGGCCTGGAGCCtgccctcttcctcttctcccatGTGGCCGCCACCCAGGGCTTGGCCAGAGCAGATCTAGGGTGGCAGCTGAGCCTGGTGAGGACACTGGGATGCTCTTGCTATTTCCCTGCCCCTTTTTCTCTGGGGCTGTGGGTGTAACTGTTCCTCCCACAGGCAGGACAGAATCCGAGATGAGAAGGTGGGACCCATAAGGGGCTTCCCACTCTGGCTGTGCCTCATGGAGAGGGTAACATTAAAAGATGGAGGACggagaccgggcgcagtggctcctgtctgtaatcccagaaatttgggaggccaaggtgggaggatcgcttgtgcccaggagttggatactagcctgggcaacaggttctacaaacaacaacaacaaaaacaaaaacagctgggcgtggtggctcacgcctgtaatcccagcactttgggaggccaaggtgggcggatcacctgaggtcaagagttcaagaccagcctggccaacatggcaaaaccccatctctactaaaaataaaaataaaataaaaaattagccgggcatggtagtgcacgcctgtaattgcagctactcagaggctggggcagggagaattgcttgaacccaggaggtggaggttgtaatgagccaagattgcgccacggcactcctgcctgggcgacagagcaagactccgcctcaaaacaaacaaacaaacaacaacaacaacaacaacaacaacattcaggtatggtggcacacacctgtagtcccagctactcaggaggctgaggcgggaggatcacctgagcccaggaggtcaagggtgcagtgagccgtgatcatgccactacatgaaacctgggtgacagagcaagacctcatctcaaaaaagaaaaagaaaaaggagaaagaggagaaggagctggaagaggagaggaaagagaaagaactgttattttcatctctctggttgcccaggctggagtgcagaggtgccaccttgccttactgcaacctccacctcccgggctcaggtgatcctcccacttcagcctccccagtagctgggaccacaggcgggcaccatcatgccgggctaattttttgtttttttactttttgtagagaaaggatttccccgtgtttcccaggctggtctggaactcccggcctaaagtgatccgcctgcttcggcctaccaaagtgatgggattacaggtgtgagtcgcagtgcctggccttttttcttaaaaaaaaaaaaaacacaacatagGAGTTGCCCCTTTAAGACAGAAAAGAACCTCATCCACCCATCAGTAAGAGGCCCCAAGCTTCTTGCTGTGAGTCAGGGAGGCTTCTGAAGGGCCTCAAGCCACATCTTGCTCTTGCTCTGGCAGAACTCCCAGCCCTAAGCTCCTGATTCCCAGGCTCCTGACTCCTGAGGAGAAAGGGTAAGAACgttccagacacacacacacacacacacgcacacacacacacccgagGAAACAAACTAGCTCATCTTCTCAATTAAGCTTGAGTTGATTTTAAGCTTCAAAAACAGTTTAGTTATATTACataagtcaggaaacaatggTAGGGCTGAAAAATGatagcttgtttgttttttaaataatgatggctcatgcctgtaatcccagcaccttaggagactgaggaaggaggatcactggagcccaggatttcaagaccagcctgggcaacatagagagactccatctctaccaaaaaacaaaattagcaggtcatggtggcgtgcacctgtagtcccagctactgaggaggctgaggtgggaggacagcttgaacccaggagggtcgaggctgcagcgagctgtgactgtaccactctagcctgggtgacagagctagaccttgtctcaaaaagaaaaaaaaaaaagttttataattgaGGTAAACCATTCAGCATTAAGTGCTGGCTTTCTCTTAAAGAGATGACATATCCACCAATATCAAAAACAGCCTCaaagctgggcgtggcggctcacacctgtaatcccagcactttgtggggctgaggtgggtggatcacttgtggtcaggagttcgagaccagcctggccaacatggtaaaaccccatctctactaaaaatacaaaaattagtcgagtgttttagcacatgcctgtaattccagctacttgggaagctgagggaggagaatcgcttgaacccaggaggtggaggttgcagtgagcagggatcacatcaatgcactccagcctgggtgacagaccagattctatctcaaaaaaaaaaaaagaaaagaaaaaaaaatttttttttaaagcagcactGACCTATGCAGACAACGAGTCAAGGGTTTTATATGCATTAACTCGTTTGACCATCCTAGTAGCCTGTGAGGTTGGTTACTGCCATtacctctcattttacagatgaggcaactgaggcacagagaggccaagtaccttggccagggtcacacagcatgGAAGTGGCAGGACCACGGGTCTAACCCCAAATCTGTCTTGGGAACTGTGAGACTCTGAAAGAGGCTACGTGTGCCCACGGTGTTAGGAGAGCCAGTCTTCCTATTTGTTGTCCACTGCAGGCAAGAgggattttcttctcttctcttttctttctctctctctctctctctctttctttttgatacagagtcttgttctgttgcccaggctggggtgcagtagtatgatcttggctcactgcaaactctgccttctgggttcaagcgattctgctgcctcagcctccccagtagctgggactacaggcgcctgccaccacgcctggctaattttttgtatttttagtagagacaaggtctcaccgtgttagccaggatggtctcaatctcctaaccttgtgatccacccgcctcagcctcccaaagtgctgagattacacgtgtgagccacgcCCGgcccacgcctgactaatttttttatttttagtagagatggggtttcgtcatgttcgccaggctggtctcgaactcctgacctcaggtgatccgcccacctcggcctcccaaaatgctggaattacaggtgtgagccaccacgctcggcccaaGAGGGATTTTATAAAGTGATTTTCGACAGCTCTTCCTGAACCCCTGACACAGCTCAAGGACTTGTGTGGTTCTGTCCTCTCGGCTTTTCTGTCAAGCGAGTCCCTGGGCACGCGCTAGGGCACTCAGCAAGCAGGACAGCCAAGGCCAGGGAGCCACCCCAGTGACAGATCACTAACTCGGCGGGGGGCAGACAGAGAACTCGTCCCTAAGGTGACATGTGAGCCCCACGTGTGCCCTGTCAGACAAGGTGGCCTTGCTGAGAGCAGGAGGGGCAAGTGTGTGGAGCCCAAAGAGGAAAACCTGAAGAAACACCAGGCGCTCCCAGACGAGAGGGTGTGGCTGGTCGGGGTTGGGCCCCGAGATGGAAACACGTTTTCTGGGCCTGGAGTTTCTATACTGTGGGGTCATCTCTAAGAAAATGAATCCCAGATAATGAATACAAAATTGCCCAGCctctcctgggtttttttttttgtgtgtgagacggagtctccctctgtcacccaggctggagtgcagtggcacgatctcggttcactgcaacctccgcctccctggttcaagcgattcttctgcctcagccccccgagtagctgggactacaggcacgcgccgccacgcccagctaatttttgtacttttagtagagacagagtttcactctgttggctaggatggtcttgaactcctgacctcgtgatccacccacctcagcctcccaaagtgtgcgtttacaggcgtgagccaccaggcccagcctttcTCCTGGGGCCTTGAAAGAGGCCCTGAAGGTTAAGCTTCATCAGCTTCCTGGAAAATGTGCCCCTGAACAGGACAGGGTGTTACTGAGTTGCCAAATACCTATTAAAATGCTAGATACATGCACATACCCAGAAACATGCACACAGCcggacacacatacatacacacacacacacacacacacacacacacacgaatacaCTCTGAGCACAGCATTTATGTTTTGAATAAATGACTAACTAAACATCCATTACTACTTCTCCCAATAAAAACACTTATTgcagctggtcacagtggctcacacctgtaatcccagcacgttgggaggctgaggcgggcggattacctgaggtcaggaggtctagaccagcctggctaacatagcaaaacctcgtttctactaaaaatacaaaaattagccaggcgtggtggctcacacgtgtaatcccagctactcaggaggctgaggcagagttgcttgaacctgggaagtggaggttccagtgagctgagatcgtgcactgcactccagcctgggcaacagagatagactccgtctcaaaaaataaaacaaaacaaactactgtgtgccaggcactgttccaagggcttatttaattttcattacaaCTCAATAAAGTAGATAGTACCattatccccattgtacagagtagaaaaatgaggctcagagtggtGAAGCAATTtcctcaagatcacacagcaggaAGTGGACGCAGGTGCTGGGCTTGGAGTCTGAGGTCTGCACTATTCTAGTAGTGCACCCACTGTCTCAGGAAGCAGTGACCACATCAAACTGTCTTCCCCACACCTGGAGCTCAAATTCCAGAAGGGGCGACAGACACCAGAGCAATCAATAAGTAAACAACACTGTGGATTACAAAGTGTCCACACCAGCTTCCCTCTGGGGACAAGCTGGGCTCTCAGAGGGTGCCCCTGCTCCCACCTCTTTCATGGACAATGTGAGTCACTCCCTCCACTCAGTTAGGTTGGCTCCTTGAACTTTCATCTCTAGCAAACAtactttcctctcccttcctagTTGCTAAGTATAGGGGAAAACACAGCAAAACACAGGGACCTGGGGCCTGTGATTTTAAGGAGGCAAGCAGGGAAGTCCTCCCAGAGAAGGTGATGTTTGagcaaggaggtgaaagaggTCAGGGAGTGAGCACGTGATTCTGGGAACAGAGGTGGATCGGACATGGCCCCTCTCTGCAGGGAGCTACCAGCCTGGGGATGATGGAGTAGGGCAGTGGGGAACGTGGGGTAAACAGAGGATCCCAATCCAGTCTGGCGAGGGCTGATGGAATCAAATCTAGGGACTGCAGAAGCCCCCAGGGATATACCAAGGCAACCTGAGGGTGTAGGGTcaggggcttcctggaggaggcgatGCCAGGGAGAAtcactaaattattattattattttgagactgagtctagctctgtcacccaggctggagtacagggacacaatcctggctcactgcaacctctgcctcccaggttcaagcgattctcctgcctcagcctcccgagtagctgggactacagatacatgccaccatgcctggctaatttttttatttttaggagagatggggtttcaccatgttggcctggctggtctcaaactcctgacctcaactgatccacttgcctcggcctcacaaagtgcagggattagaggtgtgagccaccgcgcctggccgagaatCACTAGATTTTGATATAATCCATGAGTTGGAGTTTGGGCAGGACAAAGGACAGAAAGCAGAGGTAGGAGGGTGGTGCTGGAAGAAGGCATGGAACGGGCGAGCCGCGGCCTGGTCTGTCAGGACAGGAGGAGCAGGTCACAGTGGCAGAAGCACAAAGGGTAAGGGAGGGTCCAAGGAGGGAAGTGGACGGCTGAAGCAGACCATGAAGAGGAGGCTGGACCACAAAGCATCCCAaatgccaggcagaggggctgcgACTCTGTCCTGAGGGTGCTGGGGAGCCACAGGCAGGCTGGGAGCAGGGGAGAGCAGGGTGAGCTCTGGGTGCAGAAAGGCCCCTAAGGCTGGGTAGAGGTGGGCTGAGAGGGAGAGACTGGGAGTGAGGGAGGACCAGGGTGAGGGTCCAGGTGAGACAATGACACCAAGAGACAATAGGGCAAGAAGGGCGGGGGGTGAAGAACTGACAGCTttgggagaagggaaagggggTGGGACAGTACCCAGGTCTAATCTGGTGTTTAGGAAGCTGGCAGGGTCTGAATCATTTATTTGTTCTGAAAAGGACATCAACAGACACATCCAGTGAGACAGGATGTAATGCAGGGAGCCCTGGGGCACTGCAGGAGGGGAAGGCAGCACCCTCTGGAAAGGACAGTAGCTGATTCAACGCGGCCTTCACACTTCCCCTCTGTTCTCTCCCTGAGCACACCAGAGACAtccatgtgccaggctctgtgctgacTGATGCTGGGACCAGCAAGACCCCAAGAGGAATGTGTCTCAAAAGGGCTACAGGTGACATCCCTGTCATGTGCTGCCAGAGGCATCATTAGGACAGGGGGCATTGAGGGAGATGGGAGAGCAGAGTCTAGAGCCAGACTTGCCCGGGGTTTCGATCgtaactctgccacttactggctgggAGATCTgacaggcctcagtttcctcatctatccaATGGAATTAATAATACAAAgggtcggccaggcacggtggctcacacctgtaatcccagcactttggggggccgaggcaggcgggtggatcacctgaggtctggagtttgagaccagcctgaccaacatggtgaaaccccatctctactaaaaatacaaaaaattagccaggtgtggtggcacatgcctgtaatcccagctacccgggaggctgaggtaggagaattgcttgaactcgggaggcggaggttgcagtgagccaagactgcgccattgcactccagcctgggcaaaaagagcaaaactccgtctcaaaaagtaaaaataaataataaataatacaaaggGTACTGAAAGGACTGAATGGGTTAATCTCTGCAAAGGACTTGGAACGATGCCTGCCACGTAAGTACCCGCTAAATGCTGGCTGCTATCATCACTGACACTTTCATGCTCAAGTCTGGCTCCTGTAccctttcccagcccactccCTAAGCAGGCAGGGGCAGTATCAGTGTCAACTTTGTGACCCTGGTTTTGCCCACCCTGAGGCCTCCAGGGTGCCAGGCCCTGCGCTAGGTAACGCTGGCGACACGGAGGTAAGTCCCCAGGCTGATGGGAAGGACAGACATGGACAGACAGTCACCATCTTCAGTCCAGTTCAGGCCAAGCATTGAGAGAAACGGGCCTGAGAGACCGTGTCTGATTCACCTCTGTCCACACCAGCTTCCCTCTGGGGACAACGAGCCAGGCGCTCAGAGAGCACCCTCCCCCCTCTTTCATGGAGAATGTGAGCTACCTCCAGCTCAATCAGGTTGGCTCCTTGAACTTTCATCTCTAGCAAACACACTTCTCTCTCCCTAGCTAGAGCCTCCTGGCTCACCCTGTGGCTATGGAGGGTGGAAAGCAGCTTCTGGGGCCCCACAGGACCCTGTCTGACTCCCTCTATAGCAATTTCGGGTAATATAAGAGTACAATGGTAAGTAATGCAGCCTAGTGGGTGAAAGCAGTCAGAGGAACCCGGATAGAACTCTCGGCTCTGCCCTTCTCTAGCTGggtgacctctctgtgcctcagtttctccgtGCGTTAAACAGGGACCGTGACTTCTTCCAGTGGGTAAGAAATAGAGAAAGCAACTCACTCTGAACAGTTATCAAGAGAGTGAATCCAGAACGAGGGAAAAGAGAACATGGCCGTGACCCCGGAGGGATCGGATGTTAGAACTTCACTCTTGGATTTTTGCCCTCAGGTGACTTTGACGTTTGGGGGTTAAAGCGGCAGAGGTCGGGGGTTACGAGAAGACCCCCACCCAGCGTGCGCTCGTGGCCCCGGAAGCACACGGCTGCGGGACTCAGGGATGTGGGAGAGGGGGGCCCGGTCACCTTCACGGCGTAGTCGATGACCCTCTTGACAGCTACGAGCGCGCGAAGCTCCGCCATCTTCCCGCCGCAGCCACTTACAGGGTCAGCCCGCACCCTCAGCGGCTCAGTCCAGAAGCCccaccacccccgccccccgcgcccctctctgcgcctgcgcgcaGCGCGGTCAGCCAGTCAACCGCTGCAGAGCCCGCCTCCCCGACAGAGGACCAATCGAGAGGCCGGAGGGAAGGGAGGTGTGGCAAGCAATGCAAACCAATGGGAAGCGGATCTCGGGGAGCGAGCGGGAcctggagagggaaggaaaggccTGGCGGAGAGGGCAGGGCAGAGAACTAGGGGAAAGGTCGTGCACTGGAGGGAAGCGCGCCCGGAGTTTATAGATCCTCTCGGTCCTATAAACACTTCCCGGTATCCCCGGATCTGCTCTCCCTCTCCAGATCCCCCACTTCTTCCCGGCCTCTCCAAGTTGCGGTACTCGTATTCCCACGCCTCTGAATCCTCGCGCGTCGGTCTCTCCACTCTCTCCATCCCCGTGTTCCCTGTCCCTTCCATATCCGTATCCTCCCCTGTCCGTGTCTCTACTTCACCTCCATGTCGTCCCCACAGcctctccacaccctctccaaaGGCCCACGTCCCCGCCTGGCCCCGCCCCTCCCACATGTCCCTGTTCCCATCCCAATCCATGGAGACTTGTGTCTCCATGTCTGTGTCTCCCTGTCTCCACGTTCcctatgagttcatgtccttatGTCTTCCCTGAGCCTCTATGCAACCCCGTGCCTGCGTCCCCACGACCCGCAGAAAAGCACGCGGAGCCGCAGCGCTAAAAAAAAGCCGTTCCTTTATTCTGCCCCAGGCAGGCTGCAGTCACAGACACACGGGGAATCCACTGATGGCGTCGGTGCTCTGCATGATCATGTCTGCCAGCAGAAAGCAGAAGCCTGGGGGGACGGGGGTGCGGGGCAGGGAGAGGAAGGTGGGCCCTGGGGCGGATGGCCGGGAGGGCCCCGGGGACTGGGGTTTGGGGCTCCAAGGGGGTCTCTGCCGGGTCTGCGGGAGTCGTTAGTGTGTTGGGGAGTCCCCGAGAGGTCCCCGGGGTTTCCTGGGAGGGCAGCTGGGGAGCCTCTGGGGTGAGGGTCTTCTGGGCAGTCTCCTCCACCCTCTTCCCGCTGTCCAGGTTACCCGCGAGAATTGAGAAGGGTAAGGCCAGCCACCCAGAAAAATAGGACCAAGAGAAGAAGACGTTGTTCTTCCACGCATTCTTCACGGTGTAGCCTATCAAGGCGGTCAGCAGCAGCAGTCCTGGGCCCCGCCCAGCCGCAAGATGagctggctgggcctggtggggcTGCACCCAGGCCACGCCCCTTCAGACCCGCCCCCTTCTATCAGACCACGCCTATCGCCTCTCAGCCCGCCTCTGGCCCAGGCCCCTTCCTGCTCCTCCCGCTCTGAACTCTGTCTCGAGCCCCGCCCACCTCTCTCGGCTTCTTCCAGCCCTGCCCCTCGGATCCTGGCCGAGTACCTCAAGCCCCTCCCCTGGTGACCAGGCCCCTCCATCACCCAGGGCCCGCCCCTGCCTGCCCGCCTGGGGCGGTCTGCAGTCTCACCGCCGAGGAAGAGGAAGGCACTCGTGGTCTGGCCCCGCAGCGACTCGCCCTCGTCGCACCGAATCCGCAGtcccatcaccatgcccaccaCGCCGACACCCACCGCCAGCACCATGCACGCCACAGTCACCGCCAGCGTGGCTGGGGAGAGCGGGCGCATCAGCCCCCGCGGGCGCCGCCCCAGTCACTACGGGTTCGGCCGCAACCAGAAGCTCTCCCGTCTCCTGCCCCCAACCCGGTGTGTGGCCAGGAGCCGAGATCCACCGACCGGGAGTCAGGCGTTTGGATTGAGACTTGGAGGTCACATCAAGACCTGCGGTTACTGCCGCTACCAGGACGGGGAGGGGGTCGGGGACAAGCCCACGAGTCGAGGGGCGGGGTTCGTGGCGGCCTCGGCCGACAAGGGACAGCTGCAACTGAGCCCGGGGTGGAAGGGGTGGGCGTCTCGCCATGGGCCCAGCTGTGTGTCCCAAGCCCTGGGGGTCTGAAATGCCCTCTGACATCTGGGCGGGCGGAGCCTCACTCTGGCAGGGGATGCTGGAGCAGATGCCGTGGTTGCATTCCTGCCACAGGCCACTGTGGCCCTCTTGTTGGCGGGTCCAGTAGTTGGTGGCCGTGGAGAGCACCATGAGGACGTTGGCCACGAGGCTGAGCAGAATGCCCCCACTCTGGAGGCTCCGCTTCACCCCCATGCCACTGAGGCTGCAGCCGGGGGCCACAAGGGCAGGATGGGCCCAGGCCTTTCCTACCCCAAGGCCCCTAGCTGAGGAGCCCACTTCCTCCACACTCCTCCCCTGGTACTCCTGCCTGAGGTCCCTGCTTCTGGGGACCTGAAGACCCCCCTCCCTCAACAACCCTGCCTGAGGACCCACAACCTCCTCCCTCCAGACCTCGTTCCCCTTACTGGAGACCTTGAGACTTCCCCTGAGAGGCCTCTGAGACCTTCACCACAGGCTTTGCTGTGAGGAACCTGTCTTCCCAGAGACCTCCCCCGACAGCCGAACGCCCTTTCAGCCCAGCCTGTTCAGTGTCCTCCCCAGACACCCCTCCACACAGGCCCACCTAAGTGACTCACACCCAGTGCCCTAGGGCTCCTTAGACACAGAGCCCAGAGAGACGGGGGGAGGGAGGCTGGGTCTCTGTGAGGCCAGGGGTTCCAGAACCCCCTCCCCCAGTGGCTGTTTAAAGGGATAATCACTACCCCCACCACCATACGCATACACCCCCGCAGCTCTCAACTGAGTGACTGCTTAGATTCAGACCGCAGCTTTGGGGGCCGTTACATGATAGGCCAAGTCcttcttttatcattattatcattattattttttgagatggagtcttgctctgtcgcccaggctggagtgcagtggcacgatctcggctcactgcaacctccacctcctgggttcaagcaattcttctgcctcagcctcacaagtagctgggactgcaggtgcacaccaccacatctggctaatttttgtatttttagtagagacggggtttcaccatattggccaggctggtctcggactcctgaccttgtgatctgcctgcctcagcctcccaaagtgctgggattacaggcgtgagccatctctctctcccaggctggagtgcagtggcaccatcacagctcactgcagccttgaactcctgggctcaaggaaacctcctgcctcagcctcctgagtagctgggactacaggcatgtgccaccacacctggctaattttcttaagattttttatagagatggggtcttgctatgttgcccaatctgatctcaaactcttgggctcaagcgatcctcctaccttggcctcccaaaatgctgacattatggatgtgagccaccactcccagccctttcTTAGAAACTTCTCTTTCCCTTGGCCgggtgcgcagtggctcacgcctgtaatcccagcactttaggaggccaaggcgggcagatcacctgaagtcaggggtttgagacaagcctgaccaacatggcaaaaccccgtctctactaaaaatacaaaaattagccaggctagcCGGgggtgatggcaggtgcctataatcccagctacttgggatgtgaggcaggagaatcacttgaacccgggaggtggaggttgcagttagctgagatcgcgccattgcattctagcctgggcgacagagcaagactccatctcaaaaaaaaaaaagacaaaattagccaggtatggtggcacacgcctgtaatcccagctactcaagaggctgagggaggagaattgcttgaacccgggaggcagaggttgcagtgagccaagatcacaccactgcactccagcctgggtaatagaacaagactccgtctcaaaaaaaaaaacaaccttctCTTCCCTTGACATTCTAGGCACCGCAGAAGCTCTCCAGGTCCCCAGCTGTCTGACTGCAGACTTCTGCTCCTCTGCCTTCTCCCCTTCACTTGTAAATCTGGGTATCCCTTGAAGCTCCACCCTGCACTCTCTTGCCAGGCAAGCCTCCTCACGGCCAAAGTTTCAGTGCTCCTTAATGCTCCatccaaaactccatctccaaccCAAGGTCTCTCCCCTGAGCCTGACTCAAGTTCTCACCTGCTCCTGGCTGTCCCTCAGGGCCTTAATAGTCAACCATATTTCAACTGAGCTTAGTGTCTTCCACCATATTAGGGATGGCCCTGCCATCCCATCCAGTTCATCGAGCCAGACCCTTGGGCACTGTCCTCACCTTCTTCTTGCCCTTCACCCTGAAAAGCCTTGGGTCCCCAAGTcctgctcctcctgcccctgAATCTGTCTGGCTCATTCCCTCCTTTCCTGGTCCCAGGTCAGGCCTCATCATGTCCCACCTATTGCATT from Pan paniscus chromosome 20, NHGRI_mPanPan1-v2.0_pri, whole genome shotgun sequence encodes the following:
- the CLDND2 gene encoding claudin domain-containing protein 2 isoform X1, with translation MGVKRSLQSGGILLSLVANVLMVLSTATNYWTRQQEGHSGLWQECNHGICSSIPCQTTLAVTVACMVLAVGVGVVGMVMGLRIRCDEGESLRGQTTSAFLFLGGLLLLTALIGYTVKNAWKNNVFFSWSYFSGWLALPFSILAGNLDSGKRVEETAQKTLTPEAPQLPSQETPGTSRGLPNTLTTPADPAETPLEPQTPVPGALPAIRPRAHLPLPAPHPRPPRLLLSAGRHDHAEHRRHQWIPRVSVTAACLGQNKGTAFF
- the CLDND2 gene encoding claudin domain-containing protein 2 isoform X2, whose protein sequence is MGVKRSLQSGGILLSLVANVLMVLSTATNYWTRQQEGHSGLWQECNHGICSSIPCQTTLAVTVACMVLAVGVGVVGMVMGLRIRCDEGESLRGQTTSAFLFLGGLLLLTALIGYTVKNAWKNNVFFSWSYFSGWLALPFSILAGFCFLLADMIMQSTDAISGFPVCL